The genomic stretch TGGCTAGGCTTAGATGCTTCTGGTTTACCCACGATCGATTATTACATTGCCGATCCTTATGTCTTACCTGATTATGCAGAAAAATATTATCGAGAAAAAATTTGGCGTTTACCGAATACTTATCTTGCTATTGATGGTTTTGAAATTGCCACACCAACTCTGCGTCGAGAGGACTTAGATGTTAAAAATGATGATATTATTTTTATGAATTTACAAAATCCCGCCAAACTTAACCCCGATATTCTTAAGTCTCAACTAAAAATTATTAAAGCAGTGCCTAATAGTTATTTATTTACTAAAATTCGTAAAGATGAGGAAGCCTTAAAAGAATTAGTCAAGGAGATTGCTCAATCGGAAAATATCTCTGTCGAGAGATTACGTTTTATTCCTTCTGATGCCAGTGTAGAAACCCATCGAGGAAATTTATATATTGCTGATGTGATTCTTGATACTTATCCCTACAATGGCTCAACTACTACTCTTGAAGCACTTTGGGCAGAAATTCCTGTAGTTACGAGAGTAGGAGAACAATTTGCCGCTCGTAATAGTTATACTTACATGATGAATGCAGGTATCACTGAAGGTATTGCATGGAGTGAGGAAGAATATATTGAATGGGGTATTAAATTTGGTACTGATGAGGAGTTGAGAAAAGAAGTTAGTTGGAAGTTGCGAAAATCCAAAAAAACATCTCCTTTGTGGAATAGCAAACAGTTTGCGAGAGAAATGGAAAAGGCTTATCAACAAATGTGGGAGATTTATGTTCGAGAGAATACATAAGTTAATAAATAAATGATAAATATAAGAAGCAAAAAATTTATTAAAACAAAGTCATAGATACTTGATTAAGGTAGAAAATGAGTAATAGTAATAATACTTTATCTAAAAATATTAATATGGTCTTTTATGCAACCCATAATTCTTGAGCAAAACGAATAGAAAATAAAAATAATAAAAGAGTAAAAAAAGCCATTACACAATAACCCCAACGATGATTTCGAGAAAGTAAAATTCCTAATGCAATACTTAACGGTACGATACCATAAGCTAAACGATTCAGAGAAATTGTTCCCCCAGAAGTCAGCAATAAACCTAAACCTAAAAAACCATAAATTAAGGTTGCTTTATCTAAGGAAAAACGAAGATAATATAATAAATATATTCCACCGATTATAGGAATCGTATTAAGTAAAGGATCTCCAGCTAATAGCCATAAACCAAAACATAAAAAACACAAAATATAATCGGTCTTTATTTTTCCTAATTTATTAGATAAAAAATGTGTTGAAATGAAAAGCAATACAATTAAAATAAAAACCAAAGGATGAAGCCAATCAACTATTTTGCCTTCTTTATAGTTATAACTTCCAATAATAATTTGCATAAACATTTTTTCCCAACCTTGCCAATCAAAACCTTTTTTTCTTTCCCAAATTTCATGTTGAACTTGAATAAAAGTAAAAAAGTTGCCAAATTTTAACCAACAAAAAAAACCATAAAAAATAACTCCTAAACTAGCCGTTAAACTAGAGATATAGGCAACTAAAGAAAGTTTTTTTTGCCAACAAACTATCAAAAATGCAATAACTAAAGCTAATCCTGTAATTCTTGTAGCAGTAGCTAAAAAACCAAATATACTTAAGGCAATATATTGTTGTTTTTGGAATGCTCTTAATGCACCAATACTGAAACATAAAAATAAGCCTTCTGTATAAATTACGCTACCAAATAGAGATAGTGGAGAAAATGCTAAAACTAAAATTATCCATTTTACTTCTTTAATTTTTAGTTCATCTTTAAGCCAATCATATAATAAAAATAAAGCTATTAAAAAACTTAAGTTATTAATGATTAATCCTGCAATTTCTGGTTGAATTCCAATTCTTGTGCCTAAATGAATTAGTAATGGAAATAAAGGAAAAAAAGCAGAATCTGCTCCGGCATTTCCATCTATATATTCATATCCAGAAGAGGCTATTTTTAGATAAAAATTACTGTCCCAAGCTGAAAATACTTCCCACCCAAATTTAGCTTCTACACCTCCATGGGGTGCAGATAATAAAGGGGCAATTCCTAATATTGCTACTAAAATTATAGTTCTTGTTAATAACCAAATTTTGAAAGGATAAAATAAATTTTTTTTTTGAAAATAATTATTTAGAAACATGATATATTCATTTCTACCAATTGATAATTGATCCATTCAAGGTTTAAAGCCTTCTCTTTTTAAGGAGAAAAAGATTATAAAAAGTTTCCATTCTATAATTTAATCCTCTTCTTTTTTAGCTAGAGATAACTGTCAATTGTACATTGTACATTATTCAATTATTTTTCATTTTTTCTTAACATAAATAAACTAGGATGATGGAAAAAATCAAAGGCATTTTCTGGACATAATGGACGAGAAAATAAATAACCTTGTCCTAATTTACAGCCTATTTCTTCTAAGATAATTAATTGTTTTTTTGTTTCAATGCCTTCAGCGATAACTTCTAAGCCCAAATCTTCTGCTAAGGATAAAATCGCTTTAACAATTTTAATTTTGTTAGGATTTTCTTCCAGATTAGAGGTAAAAAATCGATCGAGTTTTAAACCATGAATTGGTAGTTTATGTAAATAACTTAAACTAGAATATCCTGTGCCAAAATCATCTATCCATAATTGAATTTTTCGATCGATTATTTGTTGTAAAATATCGAGGGTAAATTCTTCTTGAAAAATACAACAACTTTCAGTAATTTCTAATTTAATATATTTAGGATCAAGTCCTGTTTCTTCAAAAGTTTTATCTAAGGTTGTTAAAAAGTTTTCAACATTAAATTCTTGACAGGATAAATTAACACTAAGAATAGGTAATTCCAGTCCGTGAGGATTATTTATTAATAATTCTTGATGCCATTGTTTTAATTGTTTACAGGCTTGTTTTAAAACACCAAAACCCATCGGAACAATTAACCCAGTTTGTTCGGCTAAATTAATAAATTGGTTAGGAGTAACTAATCCTTTCTGGGGATGATTCCAACGAATTAAACTTTCAAATCCTTTTATTTGTCCACTATAAATCTCCATTATTGGTTGATAATAAAGACAAAATTCTTCTTCGATTAAACCCTGTCTAATTTCGTTTTCTAATTGCAATTCTGCTAAGGCTTCATTGTGCATTTCTCCTTGAAATACTTGATAATAACCTCGTCTTTGAGATTTAGCTTTGTAAAGAGCTGTGTCCGCATACTGTAGTACTTGCGAAGAAGTTAAATGCTCATATTCTTCAATGTCAACACTACTACTAAAAAAGATACCGATACTAACTCCACAAAATAGCTTATGTTTATTAATAACAAAGGGAGGTTGAAAAACTGAGTTAATTTGTTCTGCTAATTTAACTACTTGTTTGATGTCCGTTACCTCATCGCAAAGAATAGTAAATTCATCCCCTCCTAATCTGGCAACAATATCTTTTTCTCCCAGACAATTTTGTAGTCTTTCTCCAATGGCTATTAATAGTAAATCTCCTACTCCATGACCTAAACTATCATTAACAGCTTTAAATCGATCGCAGTCGAGAAATAAAACGCTAAACTGATAATTCGATGATGAAAATTCCCTCAATTTATGAATACTATTACTAAGATGTTGTAGGAAAAGAGTCCGATTCGGTAATTGAGTTAAATTATCGTAAAAGGCTTGACGATGCAATTTTTCTTGAGCTTCTCGATATTTAGTAATATCTTCCACCGTACCCTCATAATAGAGTAAATCTCCTTGAATATTTCTCACCGCACGAGCATTTTCCGAAATCCAAATAATACCGCCATCTCGGCGATAAACTTGAGATTCAAAGTTAGTAATCGCTTCGTTTTGCTCTAATAATTGTATGAATTCTTTTCTTCTATCTGGTTGTACATATAAGCGATTTTCTATATCATTCAAATTTTCAATCAATTGTAGAGGGGTATCATAACCATAAATTCTAGCTAAAGCCTTATTGGCGTTAAGATAATAACCATCAACAGTGGTTTGAAAAATTCCTTCAATGGCATTCTCAAAAAAGTGCCGATAGCGACTTTCTGCCTGAGATAAGGCTTCTTCCATTTGTTTTCGATCGCTTATGTCTGTAATCCAACCTTCAATACCTAATAAACGCCCTTCTCGACTAAAGATACCTTTCCCTTTTTCCCAAACCCATTTTTCTTGATTATCTTTGGTAAAAATACGATATTCTACGGTATAACCTTGACGTTTTTCAATACTATTTTTAATTAAGTTTAAAACTCTCTGCAAATCGAGAGGATGAGTAAATTTTGTTAAGTCAATTTTCCCTTTTACTAATAATTCAGAAGCCGAATAACCTGTTAGGATAGTACATCCTTTACCGATATAATCTTTTCCCCAATTATCATCACAAGCAATGCGAAAAAACATTCCCGAAGTAGAATCAACAATGGTTGCTAATTGTCTTTGACTTTGATGCAATTCTATTTCTATTTGTTTATGTTTAAAAATAGTTCCTAGTTGAGAAGCAATACTTTCTACTATACCTAATAAATTTTTATCGATCGTGAGACATTGACGACATAAAAAAATTAAAATAGCAACAACTTCTTCTCCCGCTAAAATAGGGACTCCAAAAGCAGTTTTTAAACCACATTTTTTAGCTAAATCTTTGCGCAAAAACCAATCTTCTTGAGTAATATCTTCTATCCAAATAGCTTTTTTTTCTGTGGCAACATTTCCGGGTAATCCCACAGAAAATGGGAAGGTAAAATTATGACTTTCTTGTTTAAAATCTCCCAAAGAAATCATATCAGGAGACAATAAATTTTTGTCTGAGGAAAACCATGCCGTCGAATAATAAAAAAATTCTTCCTCTTGATTTGGCAACCATGCCTCACCAAAATCCCAATCAGTTTCTTGACATACTTTTTGTAAGGTATAAAGCAAAGCGGTTTCAAAATCGACTGAAGTAGTAATTGCTTGAGTTATATCTAACAGCAAGGATTTTTCCTGTTCCGTTTTTCTTTTTTCTGTAACATCAACGATGAATCCTTCTAAAAAGAGTAACTCTCCTGTGGGTGAATATATCCCTTGCCCTTGTTCCCATACCCATTTGATTTCGCCCGATCGAGACACTATTCTGTAATCAATTTGAAAGATAGTTCGAGAAGCAATAGCTGCATTAACTTCTTCTCTGACTAATTTACGATCGCAAGAATAAATTAAATCTTGATAACTAATAGTGCTATTATTAAGGAGATCGATCGCTTCATAACCAGTTAAATTCCAACAGTTTTGACTAATATATTCCATTGTCCATTGGGAATCATGACGACAACGATAAACTACAGATGGTAGATTATTTAATAAAGAGGATAAATGGGATAATTCTGCTGTTAAATCAACCACCGATTTTTGTGTAATAGGATGAAAAATAGAAATTATAACTTTTTCAGACTTCCACGTCACTAGATGTAGAGATAAGCTATATAAATCAAAATTATTTTCTGATTTACTATCATTATTATTATCGGAATTGTGGGGAATAAATAAATAGGGATTTTCTCCCGCCAATGCAAAAATTTGCTTAATATTATAAGGCTTTATATAATCTTCTAAGGTACTTTCTTCTAAGATATTTTGATTATAAATCTCAAATATTTGTTTAAAAGTATCATTGGCATAAATTAAATGATAGTTATTAGTTTTTATTAAAGCGATGGGAATATGAATACTATCTAAATCAATAGATGAAGAGTCAAGACTACCAGACAAGTATATACATCGATCGAGATAATTAAGGGACTTATGATTATTTTGATTTTTCCTACTTAACATCCAATTCATAAATCCCCCCTATTTTTAACAAATACCCTTGGAAATTTTACATAACAGTCTTAAATCAATTTTGCAAAGATAAAACAAATTTCTTGTTTCATAGCAAAAAAGAGGTGTCCATATCACAAAAATCAATGACAGCTATTCGCTATATCTCCACTCATAAATAATTTTACTAACAATTTTTTTATGAAAATGTTTTTCATGAGGATAAATTGAAATTATTGACTTTTTTTGTTCACTTAGATGAAGCATTAAGATAAATATTGTATTAGTATGACAAATAATTAACTGTTAAGATCAAAAAATCTATTTTAATATAGTTTACATCAATTATTATCACTATCTCTTAGCTTAATCATTAAAAGTTGATAAAAATACAAATTTAGAGTTTTAGTTAGAAGTATCTGAAGTTAATGATTCGTTAGTGGTAAGTTGTAAAAACACATCTTCAAGGGAAGGATGACTTCTTTTCATCTCGTAAAGACCCAATTTTTCCTGAACAATAGTACTAGCAATATCTTTTCCTAATTCATAATTTTTATCAAGGGTAACATTAATCAGAAAACGATTATTTTTGTCCATTATTTCCTTTATGTTCACACTTTTAATTCCTAACATTTTTTCTAATTTTGGTAATAAATTACTGGTGTCTCCTTCTACTTCTATTTCATAACCACTATTACCCTGCATTTGTTGTAAAAGTTCGTCAGGTTTTCCTGTGGCTACCACTGCACCTTTATTAATAATTGTGACAAAATCACAAGTCATACTCACTTCCGGCAGAATATGAGTA from Geminocystis sp. NIES-3709 encodes the following:
- a CDS encoding EAL domain-containing protein translates to MNWMLSRKNQNNHKSLNYLDRCIYLSGSLDSSSIDLDSIHIPIALIKTNNYHLIYANDTFKQIFEIYNQNILEESTLEDYIKPYNIKQIFALAGENPYLFIPHNSDNNNDSKSENNFDLYSLSLHLVTWKSEKVIISIFHPITQKSVVDLTAELSHLSSLLNNLPSVVYRCRHDSQWTMEYISQNCWNLTGYEAIDLLNNSTISYQDLIYSCDRKLVREEVNAAIASRTIFQIDYRIVSRSGEIKWVWEQGQGIYSPTGELLFLEGFIVDVTEKRKTEQEKSLLLDITQAITTSVDFETALLYTLQKVCQETDWDFGEAWLPNQEEEFFYYSTAWFSSDKNLLSPDMISLGDFKQESHNFTFPFSVGLPGNVATEKKAIWIEDITQEDWFLRKDLAKKCGLKTAFGVPILAGEEVVAILIFLCRQCLTIDKNLLGIVESIASQLGTIFKHKQIEIELHQSQRQLATIVDSTSGMFFRIACDDNWGKDYIGKGCTILTGYSASELLVKGKIDLTKFTHPLDLQRVLNLIKNSIEKRQGYTVEYRIFTKDNQEKWVWEKGKGIFSREGRLLGIEGWITDISDRKQMEEALSQAESRYRHFFENAIEGIFQTTVDGYYLNANKALARIYGYDTPLQLIENLNDIENRLYVQPDRRKEFIQLLEQNEAITNFESQVYRRDGGIIWISENARAVRNIQGDLLYYEGTVEDITKYREAQEKLHRQAFYDNLTQLPNRTLFLQHLSNSIHKLREFSSSNYQFSVLFLDCDRFKAVNDSLGHGVGDLLLIAIGERLQNCLGEKDIVARLGGDEFTILCDEVTDIKQVVKLAEQINSVFQPPFVINKHKLFCGVSIGIFFSSSVDIEEYEHLTSSQVLQYADTALYKAKSQRRGYYQVFQGEMHNEALAELQLENEIRQGLIEEEFCLYYQPIMEIYSGQIKGFESLIRWNHPQKGLVTPNQFINLAEQTGLIVPMGFGVLKQACKQLKQWHQELLINNPHGLELPILSVNLSCQEFNVENFLTTLDKTFEETGLDPKYIKLEITESCCIFQEEFTLDILQQIIDRKIQLWIDDFGTGYSSLSYLHKLPIHGLKLDRFFTSNLEENPNKIKIVKAILSLAEDLGLEVIAEGIETKKQLIILEEIGCKLGQGYLFSRPLCPENAFDFFHHPSLFMLRKNEK
- a CDS encoding mannosyltransferase family protein, producing the protein MDQLSIGRNEYIMFLNNYFQKKNLFYPFKIWLLTRTIILVAILGIAPLLSAPHGGVEAKFGWEVFSAWDSNFYLKIASSGYEYIDGNAGADSAFFPLFPLLIHLGTRIGIQPEIAGLIINNLSFLIALFLLYDWLKDELKIKEVKWIILVLAFSPLSLFGSVIYTEGLFLCFSIGALRAFQKQQYIALSIFGFLATATRITGLALVIAFLIVCWQKKLSLVAYISSLTASLGVIFYGFFCWLKFGNFFTFIQVQHEIWERKKGFDWQGWEKMFMQIIIGSYNYKEGKIVDWLHPLVFILIVLLFISTHFLSNKLGKIKTDYILCFLCFGLWLLAGDPLLNTIPIIGGIYLLYYLRFSLDKATLIYGFLGLGLLLTSGGTISLNRLAYGIVPLSIALGILLSRNHRWGYCVMAFFTLLLFLFSIRFAQELWVA